A region of Mesotoga infera DNA encodes the following proteins:
- a CDS encoding sugar ABC transporter substrate-binding protein encodes MKRFLVVLVVASMVLTTSLLGVTTIKFMNFSSADANAKYLEEMKEIFEEQNPDINVEIETVGFGDYFTKLMTVVAGGNAPDAFELNYENFYTYAKKDVLLDLNSLLTSSGFDTSVLNERALYAFSDNGVQYGLPFSFSNVVLIYNKDLFDRAGAEHPREDWTWADELEAAKKIRALDAMTFGIYQPVQFWEFYKMVQQNGGSILNEDKTAFTLNSPQNIETLQYMVDRIIESNVMPNDAQMAGMGDWDLFEVERIGMIVTGTWAFSTFKESCDFNWDIAVEPGNTSKATHFFANGLAISKDSKKVDAAFKWISFLSGDIDVAKIRIEAGWELPPVTYPEIIELYKQTTPPESKEVVFKSLDFLVTPPVIEQFNEMADIVNRHLEAARYGEKTPEQALNDAQAELERSIKLN; translated from the coding sequence ATGAAAAGGTTTCTGGTAGTTCTAGTGGTTGCCTCAATGGTATTGACAACCTCTCTACTCGGTGTAACGACTATCAAGTTCATGAACTTCTCTTCAGCAGATGCAAACGCGAAGTATCTTGAAGAGATGAAAGAGATCTTCGAGGAACAGAACCCGGATATTAACGTAGAAATCGAAACCGTAGGTTTCGGCGATTACTTCACCAAACTGATGACCGTCGTAGCCGGTGGCAATGCCCCTGACGCTTTCGAGTTGAACTACGAGAACTTCTATACCTATGCCAAAAAGGACGTTCTACTAGACCTGAACAGTCTTCTTACCTCCTCTGGTTTCGATACCAGCGTGTTGAATGAAAGGGCGCTTTACGCCTTCTCAGACAATGGTGTGCAGTACGGCTTGCCATTCAGTTTCTCCAACGTGGTACTGATATACAACAAAGACCTCTTCGACAGGGCAGGCGCCGAACATCCGAGAGAAGACTGGACTTGGGCAGATGAACTGGAAGCGGCCAAAAAAATCAGGGCTTTGGATGCCATGACCTTTGGGATTTATCAGCCAGTTCAGTTCTGGGAATTCTACAAGATGGTTCAGCAGAACGGTGGTAGCATTCTCAACGAAGACAAGACGGCCTTCACACTGAATAGTCCTCAGAATATCGAGACTCTGCAGTATATGGTAGACAGGATCATCGAGTCGAACGTTATGCCGAATGATGCTCAGATGGCAGGCATGGGAGACTGGGATCTCTTTGAAGTCGAAAGAATTGGAATGATCGTTACTGGAACGTGGGCCTTCTCGACATTCAAAGAAAGCTGCGACTTCAACTGGGACATAGCTGTTGAGCCAGGAAACACAAGCAAGGCGACACATTTCTTCGCAAATGGTCTTGCGATCAGCAAAGACTCGAAGAAAGTTGACGCGGCCTTCAAGTGGATAAGTTTCCTCTCAGGAGACATAGATGTTGCAAAGATCAGAATCGAAGCGGGCTGGGAGCTACCACCGGTGACATACCCCGAGATAATTGAGCTCTACAAGCAGACCACGCCTCCAGAGAGCAAAGAAGTCGTATTCAAGTCTCTGGACTTTCTCGTAACGCCCCCTGTAATTGAGCAGTTCAACGAGATGGCAGACATAGTGAACAGACATCTAGAAGCGGCCAGATACGGAGAAAAGACTCCGGAACAGGCGCTAAACGATGCTCAGGCAGAACTGGAGAGATCCATAAAGTTAAACTGA